GTGGTCTTCAGATCTCTTATCAGGCATTTAAGAATGCAACAGCAAGTGCTCCTCTTGAATCAATTAACGGCATTACTCCCGACCAACGTTTCTTCCTGGCTTATGCTGGTGTATGGGCAGGAAATATTCGTCCGGAAGCAATCTTGAGTCGTACAAAATCTGATCCTCACTCTTTAGGAAAATGGCGTGTTAATGGAGCCCTTCCTCAGATTGGCGCATGGTACAAGGCTTTCAATATTACAGAAAAAGATCCGATGTATCTTCCTGTTGAAAAGAGAGTTTCTATTTGGTAAATAGTAGTTTCTTGTTATAATAGTGTAAGAGGTAAAAGCCCGGGAATGGGTTTTTACCTCTTTTTTCTTTTCTCTCTGACTTTAAAGCATTATCTTAGCGGCATAAAACAGTAAGAATGAGAAAGAAGAGGTTTACCGGATGGCTTTTATTGCTAGTCAGCATGTTGGTGCTGATTGTACCGGTATTACCCCATCATCATCATTTTGATAATGAAATTTGTCTGCAGGGTGATGCAGATTCTCCTACAAAACCTCATCATCAGGCTGATGAAGATTGTGATGGCTATTGCATTACCAAACTTAATTTCTCGGTTCCGCATCATGATGTTAATGTTCAGCCCCATTTCTGGCAGGTTGTAACACTTTTCCCGGCTTCTTTTATACACTCATTACTTCCGCCGAAGCTGGAATCTTTTGATCGACTTTCCTTTTATATTGAATCTCTTCATGGTGCGGGTATTTCCCGAACCATAAGTCTTCGTGCCCCGCCCACACTTTAAATAAGTGTGGATTTACTAACTACAATCTGCATGTTTTCTGGCTTTACTGCCAAGTTTAATTAACGAAAAACTGAGATCTGTTGTTTCTGTATATCATGGTTAGAACTCATTTTTAGCTGTGTAAAAGAATCAATTCCTGTTAGTTCTTTGTTCTTTATTTACTAATAGTTTTATAATTATTAGTTCTGTATTAATTTTATAAAAGCAGATATTTCATGATAGAACGTATCATACATTTTTCGATAAAGAATAAATTCATTATCGGATTATTTGTTGTAGCTTTGATAGGTTGGGGAACGTATTCGCTTACCCGTTTGCCTATTGATGCTATACCCGATATTACTAATAATCAGGTGCAGATTATTTCACTAGCACCATCACTGGCAGTTCAGGAGGTTGAAAGTGCCATTACCGCACCTATAGAAGTTGCAGTAGCCAATATTCCTGATATTATTGAGCTTCGCTCTATTTCACGTTTAGGGTTATCGGTTATAACCGTAGTGTTTAAAGACAACGTAGATGTTTACTGGGCACGTCAGCAATTAAGCGAGCGGTTAAGAGAGGCAGAAGAGGCAATTCCTCCCGGACTTGCAAAAACAGAGCTTGCCCCTATTTCATCCGGTTTGGGAGAGATCTTCCAATACCGTCTTGCCGTAGACAAAGGATATGAACACAAATATACCCCAATGGAATTGCGAACCATTCAAGATTGGGTGGTTCGCCGTGAGATGCTTGGTACACAGGGCGTGGCTGACATTAACAGTTATGGAGGTTTTGTAAAACAGTATGAAATAGCTGTAAATCCTGAAAGGCTTAGATCCATGAACCTTACATTAACAGATATTTTCGGAGCTCTCGAAAAAAACAATGAGAACACAGGAAGTGCTTACATTGATAAGAAACCTACTGCATATTTTATTCGCGGTATCGGTCTTGTGAAAACCCTCGAAGATATTGAAAAGATTGTTGTAAAGTCTAATTCATCTGGCATTCCTGTTTTAATAAGAGATATAGCCACCGTGCAATATGGTAATGCTACCCGTTATGGTGCATTTGTTGTTGACACAACAGAAGCTGTGGGAGGTGTAGTAATGATGCTTAAGGGGGCTAATGCTCATGAGGTTATTGATAACGTTGAAACCCGAATTGCATCTATTCAGAAATCCTTGCCAAAAGGTGTAAAAATAGAGCCGTTCCTTAATCGTTCAGATCTTGTGGGACGTGCTATTGGTACTGTTTCCCGAAACCTTATTGAAGGTGCTTTAATCGTAATATTCATTCTCGTATTATTGCTGGGAAATATCAGGGCCGGGCTAATTGTTGCTTCAGTTATCCCGCTTTCCATGCTATTTGCCATTTCGCTGATGAACTTATTTGGTGTGTCGGGTAACCTAATGAGCTTGGGAGCTATCGACTTTGGATTGATTGTGGATGGTGCGGTTATTATTGTAGAAAGCGTGGTACACCGCATTACTCAGGGGAAATTACACAATTCGGGTGTGAAAGTTCTTTCGCAGGATCAAATGGATGAAAGTGTTCTTGAATCTGCCAAACGAATGATGAGCTCAGCAACTTTCGGACAAGTTATTATTCTGATTGTTTACTTGCCAATTATGGCATTGGTAGGCATTGAAGGTAAGATGTTCCGTCCAATGGCTCAGGTGGTTACTTTTGCATTGATAGGGGCTGCAATCCTTTCGCTCACTTATGTACCAATGGCTTCTGCATTGTTTCTCAGTAAAAAGACAGAGCATAAGCAGAGCTTTTCTGATAAGCTGATGGATAAGATACACAAAGCCTTTAATCCTGTCATAGCTTTTGCTCTTAAACGTAAATTGCTGGTTTCCATTTCTGCAATTGTATTGTTCTTGTCCAGTCTGTTTGTATTCAGCAGTTTGGGTGGTGAATTTATTCCCCAACTCGAAGAAGGTGATCTAGCAGCCGGAGTTGTTACTTTGCAGGGAGGTTCGCTCTCAAATACTGTTGAGATGGTTGAGAAAGCAAATAAGATTTTGCTTGATAATTTCCCGGAGGTAAAGCATGTGGTTTGTAAGATTGGTGCCGGTGAGATTCCTACAGATCCTACGCCAATGGAAACAGGCGACTATATTATTACGTTGAAAGATAAGAGCGAATGGACATCGGCTAAGACACGTGAAGAACTGGTTGAGAAGATGCAGGAAAAGCTTATTCCTCTTGCCGGAGTAAAATTCGAGTTTCAACAGCCTATACAAATGCGTTCCAACGAACTCCTTTCCGGTTCCAAGCAAGATGTTGCCGTTAAAATATTTGGTGACGATCTCAATACTTTGGCCGATAAAGCTGCTGATGTGGAAAAGATTATAAAAAAGGTTCCGGGAGTTGAAGATATAAATGTAGAGAAAGTAACAGGTCTGGCACAAATACAGGTAAACTTCAATCGTGACCGTTTGGCACAATACGGACTTTCTATCGATGATGTAAACCGGGTTCTACGTGCTGCATTTGCCGGTAGTCAGGCTGGGGTTGTATATGACGAAGAAAAACGTTTTGATCTGGTTGTTCGTCTGGATAAAGATTACCGCCAGGATCTTGATGATGTAAAGAACTTGTCGGTTGCAGCACCAAACGGAGAACAAATACCTTTTGAACAGCTTGCTGATATATCTATAAAATCCGGTCCGGCTCAGGTTTCAAGAGAAGATACCAAACGCCGTATTACTATTGGATTTAATGTTCGTAACAGAGACGTTGAAAGTGTTATTAATGATGTGACAGCTAAGATAAATAAACAAGTAAGCCTCCCCACAGGTTATTATGTATCTTATGGTGGTCAGTTTAAAAATCTGGAAGCAGCTAAAGACAGACTTGCAATAGCCTTGCCGGTTGCATTGCTTTTAATCTTTGTTTTGTTGTTCTTTACTTTCCATTCTGTAAAACAGACCCTACTTATATACACGGCAGTACCGATGTCTGCCATTGGTGGTATCTTTGCACTGTGGATACGTGGCATGAACTTCTCAATTTCTGCGGGAGTAGGTTTCATAGCCTTGTTTGGTGTGGCTGTGCTTAATGGTATAGTACTTATCTCAGAGTTCAACCGATTGGAAAAGAAAGGTGTTGATGATATAACGGAAAGAGTACTTAAAGGATTGCAAACACGTTTACGTCCTGTTATAATGACGGCTGCTGCTGCTTCGTTGGGCTTTTTACCAATGGCATTGTCAACCTCTGCCGGTGCAGAAGTACAAAAACCTTTAGCTACAGTGGTTATTGGCGGACTTATCACAGCTACTTTGCTTACTCTGATTATTCTTCCGGTATTCTATATCCTGTTCTCTACTCATAGTTTCAGGGCTTTGTTCAAACGTAAATCGACAAAAGTGCTATCTGTTTCGTTGTTTTTACTTTTAGGATCAGCTGCTTTTAATAATGCAGAGGCTCAACAATCAAAGTCAGTCAGTTTGCATGATGCTATTCAATTAGCGTTAGAAAATAATTTATCTGTTCGATCGTCTACATATTCGGTTGATGTGCAAAAGGCATTGAAAGGTGCTTCATTGGATTTAGGTAAAACAAATATTGATATGCAGTATGGCCAGTTTAATTCGTATTCCAAAGATAATGGTTATACTGTATCACAATCGTTTGCTTTTCCTATGGTTTATATTAATCAGAATAAGCTGGCAAATGCTAAAGTGAAAAGCAGTGAATGGCAGCTGAAAGGCTCACAACTTGAGATTGCTACCCAGGTGAAGCAGGTTTATTGGCAATTAGCTTACTTGCGCTCAAAACAAAGCCTATTAAGCTATCAGGATAGTTTGTTTACCGGATTCTTAAAAGCAGCTGAGTTAAGATCAAAAGTAGGTGAAACAAATAAACTGGAGATGATAACTGCACGTTCTCAAAGTCTGGAAGTTAAGAATCGGTTACGTCAGGTAATAGCTGATATAGGTATTTTTAATCGTAAGTTGCAAACCCTTTTAAACACAAATATACTTTTATCTCCTGCTGATACAGTCTTAAAACGAATTAATTATGTACCTGTAATTGATAGTGCTGCAGTCTCTCAAAATCCTTCATTGGGTTATGTTCAGCAGCAGGTAGAGGTTTCGCAGTTTGAGAGAAAACTGGAAAAAAGTAAAATGATGCCCGATTTTAGTATAGGCTATTCCAGTCAAACATTAATTGGTACAGAGGATGTAAATGGCATTCAGCGGACTTTTGGGAAGGGAGACCGTTTTACTGGTGTGCGTGTAGGTGTTGCAGTTCCTCTTTGGTTTGTATCCAGTACTTCAAAAAATAAAGCTGCAAAGATTAGCGAAAAGATAGCTAGAACAAATGCGGAAAGCTATTCAAAAGAACTTTCAGGCAGTTATCGCTCATTGATTGATGAATACAGCAAATACTTGGGTAGTGTAGATTATTACGAGCAACAAGCCATTCCGGAAGCTGATTTAATCATAGAGCAATCTACCCGTAGTTATAAGTCCGGTTCAATGGATTATCTTGATTATGTGCTAAGTCTTGACAGAGCGCTGAATATCAGACAGAATTATCTGGATGCGCTTAACAGCTATAACCAAACCATTATTAATATTGAATATGTTACAGGTAAAACGTTTTAAAATAAATAGTATGTCAAAATATAGATTTTTCTCCCGATTCTTTTTTGTGGCTGTCACAATAGCTTTGGTATCGTGTAACGGCAATAAAAAGACAGCTGAAGAAAGTAAGGAAGCTGAAGTAATTCCCGAGGATATTGTAGAGATGCGTTCCGATCAGATTAAGCTTGCTGATATTCAGTTGGGAAAAATAGAGATGCGCTCTCTTAGCGGTACAACAAAAGTGAACGGTTTAGTTTCTGTTGCTCCCCAAAATCTGGCAACTGTATGTGCACCAATGGGAGGTTATGTAAAGAAGACCTCTTTAATTCCCGGTTATCCTGTTCATAAGGGACAGGTACTTGCTGTTATTGAAAATCCGGAATTCATTGATATCCAGCAGAACTATCTTCAGGCAAGAAATAAGTTTAAGTATGCCGAGGCAGACTATAAACGTCAATCTGAACTTTACAAGAACGATGTGTCTTCTCAGAAAAGTTATCAACAGGTTACCACTGATTACAGAAATCTTAAAGCAGAGGTAAATGCACTGAAACAAAAGCTTTCTCTTATTGGCATTAATCCTGCCCAGCTTACTGAAAATAATATCCATCGTTCGGCTGTGATAACATCTCCTATTGCCGGATACGTAAAGACGGTGAATGTAAATCTTGGGAAATATGTTACTCCGGCAGATATAATGTTTGAAGTGGTAAATAACGATAAGTTGTTCCTCGAGCTTACTTTATTTGATAAGGATGCAGCTCAGGTAGATAAAGGGGAAAAAATACGTTTCTTCATTAATAATGAAGCAGAGCAACACGAAGCTGTTGTGTATCAAACCGGTAAGTCTGTTAGTGAAGACAAGACTTATAAAGTGTATGCCAATGTTCTTGGAAAGTGCAAAAACGTACTTCCCGGAATGTATGTGAATGCGGTTATTGAAACATCAGGTCATAGCGTTGCTTCTGTTCCGTCGGATGCTGTGGTTAGCTTTGACGATAAAGATTATATTTTTGTGTTCGACAAGAATAAGCAGGAGGGTGGCAAGCCTTTTACCGAATATCGTATGATTGAAGTACGTAAGGGTGTTACTGATAGCGGATATACAGAGATTATATTGCCTGAGAAATTTAATATTAGCACTGCGAAGGTGGTTGTTAAAGGGGCATATAATCTGCTTTCTGCCAAGAAAAATGCAGGAGAGATGAGCTGCTAACAGAATCTCTATAGATTTGTAAAAACAAATAAGGCAGACCCTTATCGTCTGCCTTATTCTTTTTCCTGTTGTACGCCTTCTTCGAAGGAATTACTTTCCGATAGTTTATCGGATGTCCGTGTTGTTCAATCTCCGCTTCCCTGCTTCCACGGCGGGCAGCCCTTACATATTCCATCAAGGAATTACTTTTCTTCTTTTTCATTGCTCTTGTAAATTTTCTGCAAAGTTACAGCATTTTTTTGTATTTGCTTTATTTTATAGCCTTTTCATTCTCTCTATGAAAATAGAGCTTTTTTTTTCATCCATCACTCCCTCACTAAAATTGATTAATAGCTTTATTTACAGTGAAATAAAAAGTGAGAGATGTTGATTTGTCCCTCACTCATCTCTCACTTTTCGGCTCTACCCTCACTCTTTTGAGTGAAAAAGTAGCTTTTATTTTAATGCTTTCAGTAATTCTTCGGCTACTGCTTCTGATGAGGCCGGGTTTTGTCCCGTAATCAGTAAGCCATCTTTCTTTATGTGTGAGCCCCAATCGTGACCTTTACTGTAATGGCCGCCTAGTTTTGTTAATTCATCTTCCAGCAGGAAGGGAACAATCTTGTTCAGTAGCACGGCCTCTTCCTCAGAATTGGAGAATCCCGTTACTTTTTTGCCCTTTACCAACGGTTCGCCATTCGGCGCTTTGGCCTTGATAAGCACACCCGGAGCGTGGCAGACAAATGCTATTGGTTTGTTGGCGGCATAGAATGCTTCAATTAACCTGATGGAAGTTTCATCATTGGCTAAATCCCACAACGGACCGTGCCCGCCGGGGTAGAACACTGCGTCGTAATCTTCCATCTTTACTTCGCTCAATTTCAATGAGTGGGCTAACTTTTCCTGCAAAGCTTCATCTTTATTGAATCTTACGGTAGCAGGAGTCTGAGACTCGGGCAATGAACTTTTTGGGTCAATAGGAGGTTGCCCGCCTTTTGGCGAAGCAATAGTGATAATAGCCTGTGCATCTAATAGTGTATAATATGGTGCTGCAAACTCTTCTATCCAGAATCCGGTTTTATGTCCGGTATCTCCCAGCTGATCGTGGGATGTAAGTACAAACAATATCTTCATATTCTTTTTTATTAATTGTTCTTTGTAAATTGTAATGTGATAATAACATTGCTTTTACTATATTGTTCAGCACTAACGCGCCGGCATTTATCTATTTAAACAGTATTAACTAATGCATTCTCTGCGGGAAACTAACCATTCTTCCTCGAATAATTACTATTATGGTCACGACCCTAATATTGCAGCCTCCCGACCTTGAAACATTAACCTCACGACCCTAATCTGTTAGCCTCGGGAGGCTACGGTTAATATAACCTTTATAATTGGTTAATTATGAACCGGGTCTGCATTAATTAGTAGTCTAATCTGAATAAGATTGCGGGGAAATGATTACTTTTGCAGCTGATATAAAATTTTAGTTAAGAAGAAGATGCCGTTAAATTTACCTGATAAATTACCTGCCATTGAGCTGCTGAAGGAAGAGAATATCTTCGTGATTGATAATTCACGCGCCAGTCAGCAGGATATTCGTCCACTGAAGATTGTGATTCTCAATCTGATGCCGATCAAAATTACCACAGAAACCGATTTGATTCGCCTGTTGTCAAACACGCCTCTCCAATTGGAAATCTCTTTTATGAAGCTGAAAAGCCATACTTCGAAGAATACTCCCGTAGAGCACATGAAAGCTTTCTATGAAGACTTTGAGAAAATGAAAAATGAGAAGTATGATGGTATGATTATCACCGGCGCTCCTGTGGAACAAATGGATTACCAGGATGTTACTTACTGGGGCGAGATAACGGAAATCTTTGACTGGGCCAGAACTCACGTTACGTCTACACTTTATATCTGCTGGGCTGCTCAGGCCGGGCTGTATCATTACTATGGCGTGCCCAAATATCCGCTGGATAAAAAGACGTTTGGTGTGTTTAACCATACTCCAAAAGATTCCCTTAACCCAATTTTCCGTGGCTTTGATGATGTGTTCTATGTACCTCACAGTCGCCATACGGAAATTCGCCGGGAAGATGTATTGAAAGTGCCCGAGATTGAGATTCTTTCTGAGTCTGATGAGGCAGGAGTATACCTGGTAATGGGAAGAAACGGAAGGGAGTTCTTCGTGACCGGACATTCAGAATACTCACCTCTTACTCTTGATGAGGAATATAAACGTGACCTTGAAAAAGGACTCGAAATAGAAATGCCGTGTAATTACTATCGCGATAATAATCCGGACAATGCACCGCTGGTTCGCTGGCGTGGACATGCCAATCTGTTGTTTTCCAACTGGTTGAATTACTTTGTTTATCAGGAAACTCCGTTTAATATTGACGATATCAAATGATGAAACCAAGAAAAATAGAGCTACTGGCTCCTGCAAAAAATCTGGAGTGTGGTATAGAAGCGATTAATCATGGAGCAGATGCGGTGTATATCGGTGCACCTAAATTCAGTGCGCGGGCTGCTGCCGGAAATACATTGGAAGATATTGCCGCATTGGTGGAGCATGCTCATCTGTATAATGCTAAGATTCACGTTGCCCTTAACACAATTCTTCGCGATGACGAACTAAAGGAGACCGAAGAGCTGATATGGGAACTATATAAAGTGGGTGTCGATGCGCTTATTGTGCAGGATATGTCCATAACCCGAATGAATTTGCCGCCTATTGCCCTTCATGCAAGTACGCAGAATGACAACCGTACACCTGAAAAGGTGCAGTTTATGGAAGCAACCGGATTTGAACAGGTGGTGCTTCCGCGAGAACTTTCCCTGGCAGAGATAAAGAAAATACATGAAGCTACTGATGTTGCTCTGGAAGTGTTTGTTCACGGCGCTTTGTGCGTGAGCTATAGCGGACAGTGCTACGTGAGTCAGGCTCTTTATGGCAGAAGTGCCAATAGGGGAGAGTGTGCACAGGTTTGTCGCCTTCCGTTCAACCTTGTTGATGCTAACGGAGAGGTGATTGTTCGCAACAAGCACCTGCTTTCACTCAAAGACCTTAACCAGTCCGACCATCTTGAAGAACTGCTGGATGCAGGCGTTACTTCACTGAAAATTGAAGGACGACTGAAAGATGTATCGTACGTAAAGAATGTAACGGCCTATTATCGCAAGAAACTTGATGAGATAATTGAACGTCGACCAGAATATATCCGGGCTTCTTCCGGACATTGCAAGTATGAATTTACTCCTCAGCTGGACAAGAGTTTCAGCCGTGGTGCTACAAATTATTTCCTGTTCAATCGCTCCAAAGATATGTCCTCTATGGACACTCCAAAATCCTTGGGCGAGGAGATGGGAACGGTGAAAGAGTTGCGTGGAAACTACCTCACCGTAGCAGGTGTAAAGTCGTTTAACAACGGCGACGGGGTATGTTATATCAACGAACAGGGAGATCTCACCGGTTTCCGCATTAACAAGGTAGAGACTAATAAACTCTTTCCTCACGAAATGCCGGATGTGAAACCCCGTACGGTGCTTTACCGGAATTTCGACCAGGAGTTTGAGAAACTATTGGCACGTAAATCCGCAGAACGGAAGATTGATTTGGAAATCAACCTCACAGAAAATAACTTTGGCTTCACTCTTTCTCTGAAAGATGAAGATGGAAACGCCGTGAGTGTAACACTTCCCCGCGAGAAAGAGCTTGCACGCACTCCGCAAGCGGATAATCTTCGTAATCAGTTGAGTAAGCTTGGCAATACACCGTTTGAAGCTGCGAGAATTGATGTGGAGTTTCAGGAAAACTGGTTCATCCAAGCTTCAGCCCTGGCAGAATTAAGACGGGAGGCTGTTGATAAGTTGCTTCAGACACGGAAGATTAATTTCCGCCCTTCATCAAAGAAAATTGTTCCTACCAGTCATCCGTTCCCGAAAACCGAACTTACCTATCTGGGTAACGTGATGAATGCTGAGGCTGAGTCGTTCTATCTGGATCATGGGGTGAAGAGTGTTCAGCCCGCTTTCGAAAAAGTTCCGGTGGAAGGTGCCACGGTGATGTTCTGTAAGTACTGTATTCGCTATAATATGGGTTATTGTCCTGTTCATCAGGGAGGAAAATCGCCCTATACAGAGCCGTATTATCTGACATACAAGGATAAAAAGTTCCGCTTATCGTTTGATTGCAAGAAATGTGAGATGAAAGTGATTAATGAACAATAAGAAAATGAAAAAGAGAGATCAGGAGATATTGCAAAATAAACCGGCTGTGTCGGTGTTTAAAGCTGTTCGTCAGACAAGACTGCTATGTGGCGGTATGCGCAGTCTCTTACTCTTTTTTATTCTGTTATTCTCCGTTGCTTTTTATTCCTGTAACTACCCCGAGCCCAATCTTGATAAGAAAGAAATCTCTGAGAAAACGAAGGATTCTCTTTCCTATCTTTACAAATACCACTATACATACAACAAAAATCTGGAGGTGTGCGCCGATACCGTTAAGCTGGCTCAGCTGCCCTTTAAGGATAAGTTCTTGATGGTGAACAAGGGCGACCGGATTGTTGTGGCCGAGTTTATGGTGCAACCCTCGGATACTGTGGATTCTGTCTGGGTAAAGGTGGCACGCGACGAGAAAACACAAGGCTGGGTTCACGAATCAACCATCGTTAATGATTTTGTTCCTATTGATTTCATTTCTCAGGCTATATTCTTGTTTAGCCATACTCATGCGTCCTACTCATTAATTGTGGTAGCTTTGGTTATGGCCATCTTCCTTTTCAGGATTTATCGGAAAAAGAAGCTGATGCTGGTCTATTTTAACGATATAAACAGTGTATATCCGCTCATGCTTTGCTTCTTGCTTGCCTTTGCAGCAACACTTTACGAGAGTGTGCAGATATTTGCTCCTGAAACGTGGCAGCATTTTTACTTTAACCCTACATTAAGTCCGTTTAAGGTTCCATTAATACTTAGCGTCTTTGTACTGAGTATGTGGGCGTTTATTGTTGTCTTCCTGGCATCGCTTGAGGATTTGTTCCATCAGTTATCCACCTCATCGGCGTTCCTGTACCTGTTTGGACTGGCAGCTTGCTGTATTTTCTGCTATTTCTTCTTTATTATTGCCACTTCGTATTATGTGGGATACCCGGCTTTGCTCTTCTTCTTCTATATTCTTGTGAAAAAGGTAAATGGAAGGATGACGTATAAATACCGTTGCGGTAAGTGTGGTGCGCTGATGAAAGATAAAGGTGAGTGCCCTTCTTGCGGAGCGGTTAACGAATAATAGAAAAAGAAAAACCTCTCCATCGGGAATAGAACAAAATATCATAGTTTCCCGAACCACGATCTAAGCAAGTCATTGCTATGTCTATTCTCAATAGAGAGGCTTTTATAAAGAAGGGAACAGGGTGTTTTTCCCCATTCCCCATTGTCTTTTAGAATCTGTAACGTAAATCAACACCCGCCTGCATTGGTCTGCCTTTCTGCATAAAGGTGTTCGAGCTGGAAACAAAACCAAATGTTGCATAAGATTTATCGGTAAGATTTCTTCCCCAAAAGTCAACCTGTACTTTGTTCATGGTAATTCCTATTTTACCGTTCAGCAGTCCGTAAGATTTCTGTGTCAGGTCGTTGCTTTCTGTCCAGTATATTCTGCCAACGCCATTATATTGGGCGTTGAACACTAATTTATTGATAAAGCAGTTCTGGAATGTGAAAGCATATTCACCGCCAAGGCTGAATGTGTTCTGCGGAATCATTGGTACATAGTTGTCCTTGTAATCAACAGATACAATCTGTTGCTGCTGGTTCTTCACTTGTCCTATGTAATCTTTGAAGGTAGCATGAGTATATCCGTAGGAAGCATTCAGACTCAATGCATTGGTAATGATTGCGCGAACACTGGCTTCTGCTCCAAGGCTGGCACTGTGTCCCGCATTTACCGTCATTCTTCCTAAACCACTAGGGGCAAACTTAACTATTTGCTGGTCTCTTGTATCCATATAAAAGGCTGCAAGATCGGCTGTCAGCTTGTTGTCCAATAAAGACAGGTGAGTACCTGCTTCATAACTCCAGGTATATTCCGGTTTATAAATGATAGCGTTTTTTACATCAACATTAGATAATGAGTAACTTGAGGCTGGACTGGCCATCATTAGCCCTTGCACAAGATCGGCAAACATCTGGTAATTATAACCTCCCGAACGATATCCTTTGCTGACGGAAGCATAAACGTTGCCCGTTTTATTATCACTAAAATCATATTTAAGTGCAAGCTTGGGGAGTAATTGCAGGTAGTCATCTTTAGCATCACCTGTGAGAATGGTTGTTTGCATTGGCTGACTATTTATGGTGGCATTTGTGTTGTAACTGATCTTTGTTTTCTCATAATCCAGTCGCAAACCAATGCTGGCAGATAGTCCTTTGAACAATATGTTGTTAAAGGTAGATTGATGGAACAGGGCAGCCCC
This genomic interval from uncultured Bacteroides sp. contains the following:
- a CDS encoding U32 family peptidase, with the protein product MMKPRKIELLAPAKNLECGIEAINHGADAVYIGAPKFSARAAAGNTLEDIAALVEHAHLYNAKIHVALNTILRDDELKETEELIWELYKVGVDALIVQDMSITRMNLPPIALHASTQNDNRTPEKVQFMEATGFEQVVLPRELSLAEIKKIHEATDVALEVFVHGALCVSYSGQCYVSQALYGRSANRGECAQVCRLPFNLVDANGEVIVRNKHLLSLKDLNQSDHLEELLDAGVTSLKIEGRLKDVSYVKNVTAYYRKKLDEIIERRPEYIRASSGHCKYEFTPQLDKSFSRGATNYFLFNRSKDMSSMDTPKSLGEEMGTVKELRGNYLTVAGVKSFNNGDGVCYINEQGDLTGFRINKVETNKLFPHEMPDVKPRTVLYRNFDQEFEKLLARKSAERKIDLEINLTENNFGFTLSLKDEDGNAVSVTLPREKELARTPQADNLRNQLSKLGNTPFEAARIDVEFQENWFIQASALAELRREAVDKLLQTRKINFRPSSKKIVPTSHPFPKTELTYLGNVMNAEAESFYLDHGVKSVQPAFEKVPVEGATVMFCKYCIRYNMGYCPVHQGGKSPYTEPYYLTYKDKKFRLSFDCKKCEMKVINEQ